A segment of the Homoserinimonas aerilata genome:
CGCTGGCGATCGCGCAGCAGTTCGGCCTGCCCGAGATGGTGGCCCTGCTGGGCCCGGCCTCCGGTGAATAGCGCCCTCATCGCCCGGCTGCGAGACGATCTCGCGGCGGCCCGCTACGGCGTCGAGACGCTCACGGCCCTGTGGGGTGTCGAGGCGGATGCCGGGCTGTTCCGCGGCCAGCGGGTTCCGGCCCTCCGCGGGCTCGAGAACTCCGTCGCGCCCGCAGCGAGGCTGGCCCGGGCGTTCGTGCTCGGTCTTGCCGTCGAACGCGGCGCTCTCGAGGCCGCGCTGCCGAGCCTCGGGGTCGACGGTGCGATCGAGCTGGGGCTTGTCGAGCTTGTCGAGGGGAGCAGCGATGCTGCCCCTGTGCTGCGACCGTTGCTCGACCTGCGCCCCTACAGTTTCGTCGACGCCCACGGTGCCAGTGAGTTCACGATCGCGAGCGATCTGGGCGAGCTCGCGCTCGGCCATGCGATCCCGCCGCATCATGTTCTCGGCGTCGGCGGGGCATCCATGACTCTCAGCGGGCTCATGATCGACGAGCCCGTCGACAGCGTGCTCGATCTCGGCACCGGATGCGGCATCCAGGCCCTGCATGCGGCCCGGCATGCGCGTCGCGTCGTCGCCACCGACATCTCGCAGCGCGCGCTCGATCTGGCCGCGCTCAACGCCCAGCTGAACGGAATCGACAGCATCGAGTTCCGTCTCGGCAGCCTGTTCGAACCTGTCGCGGGGGAGCGCTTCGACCAGATCGTGTCGAATCCGCCGTTCGTGATCACGCCGCGCGTCGACGGCGTCCCCGCGTATGAGTACCGCGATGGCGGGCTTGTGGGTGACGCGCTCGTTGCACAGGTGGTTCAGGATGCGGCGGAGCATCTCGCGCCCGGCGGGGTCGCCCAGCTGCTCGGCAACTGGGAGTACCGCGGCGGCGTCGACGCCTTCGACCGTCTCGACGGGTGGCTCGACGGCACCGGTCTCGACGCGTGGATTGTGGAGCGTGAGGTGCAGAGCGTCGAACAGTACGCGGAGACGTGGATCCGCGACGGCGGCACGCGCTCCGGAACAGCCGAGTTCGATCGGCTCTATGGCGCGTGGCTCGACGACTTCGCCGCCCGAGGGGTCACCCGCGTCGGCTTCGGCTACATGACCCTGCGCATGCCCGAGCGGGGATCGCCGACGCTGAGGCGCCTCGAACGGCTCGACGGCCCGCTCGGCAACGACTCGCACGGCAGTCACATCGCCGCGACGCTTCGTGCGCACGACTGGCTCACGACCGTGGGTGAAGAAGGGCTCGCGGATGCCCGCCTCACCCTGGCAGGCGACGTCACCGAGGAGCGCCA
Coding sequences within it:
- a CDS encoding DUF7059 domain-containing protein encodes the protein MNSALIARLRDDLAAARYGVETLTALWGVEADAGLFRGQRVPALRGLENSVAPAARLARAFVLGLAVERGALEAALPSLGVDGAIELGLVELVEGSSDAAPVLRPLLDLRPYSFVDAHGASEFTIASDLGELALGHAIPPHHVLGVGGASMTLSGLMIDEPVDSVLDLGTGCGIQALHAARHARRVVATDISQRALDLAALNAQLNGIDSIEFRLGSLFEPVAGERFDQIVSNPPFVITPRVDGVPAYEYRDGGLVGDALVAQVVQDAAEHLAPGGVAQLLGNWEYRGGVDAFDRLDGWLDGTGLDAWIVEREVQSVEQYAETWIRDGGTRSGTAEFDRLYGAWLDDFAARGVTRVGFGYMTLRMPERGSPTLRRLERLDGPLGNDSHGSHIAATLRAHDWLTTVGEEGLADARLTLAGDVTEERHYWPGDEHPTVMTLRQGGGFARSLPLDTAVAALVGACDGELSIRAIAGAIAELLDVDGGALLEELLPSVRELVLAGVLLSPAE